From Pristiophorus japonicus isolate sPriJap1 chromosome 1, sPriJap1.hap1, whole genome shotgun sequence, a single genomic window includes:
- the LOC139261786 gene encoding putative nuclease HARBI1 produces the protein MQRVYRCQFSFLELSDEQCLRRLRFRKEVLRELCYVLCQDLEPHKRLKTALTIETKVTIALNFYATGSFQSATADISNISQFSAYRSVRQVTDALYRRRVDYISFPVTSDKQVEQQAGFAHIAGFPKVQGTINCTHVGLRVPQLHTEIFVNRKGFQFIKLQLVCDHQIQILGVDARYPGNSHDSFILPQISVLAIFTGPIQNCGWLLGNKGYPLTTWLLTPLQNPRTAAEHAYNNVHSGTRCIIEHCIRILKQRFRCLDRSGGALQYSPEWVSIFMVVYYILHNLALMSWENAGVHY, from the coding sequence ATGCAAAGGGTCTACAgatgtcagttctccttcctcgagctcagtgatgagcaatgcctgcgaaggctgagatttagaaaagaggtactgagggagctctgctatGTACTGTGCCAAGATCTAGAGCCTCACAAAAGGCTCAAGACTGctctgaccattgagaccaaggtcaccattgctctgaacttttatgctacggggtctttccagtctgcgactGCAGACATTTCCAACATTTCTCAATTCTCTGCATATCGCTCCGTCCGGCAGGTTACCGATGCACTGTATAGGAGAAGAGTGGACTACATCTCATTCCCGGTGACCAGCGATAAGCAGGTGGAGCAGCAGGCTGGATTTGCCCATATTGCagggttccccaaggtgcagggcacgatcaactgcacacacgttgggctgagggtgcCACAACTCCACACtgagatctttgtcaaccgcaaggggttCCAGTTCATCAaattgcagctcgtgtgtgatcacCAGATTCAGATCCTGGgcgttgatgcgaggtacccaggcaacagccatgattcgttcattctgccccAGATCAGTGTGCTGGCCATCTTCACAGGTCCAATTCagaattgtggttggctgcttggcaacaagggatatcccctgaccacttggctgctcactccactgcagaaccccaggacagcggcagagcatgcctacaacaatgttcattctggcaccaggtgcatcatcgaacaCTGCATtaggatcctcaagcagaggttccgttgcctggaccggtctggtggcgccttgcagtactctcctgaatgggtctccatattcATGGTGGTCTACTACATATTGCACAATCTGGCCCTCatgagttgggaaaatgctggagtccattattaa